The following are encoded in a window of Hemitrygon akajei unplaced genomic scaffold, sHemAka1.3 Scf000050, whole genome shotgun sequence genomic DNA:
- the LOC140721088 gene encoding uncharacterized protein, whose translation MAAGGKLNRVQKVLKRFLPGGSSREDDRDTGNKVPKQGQIESNVPMECGPAAEEDEQIQPRDSDVRDTDQDPGTSTSEATDGQLGSSLNTELSSAQQGAEPVFTISDLLAQGEEYRLYQLTKYYRDRLKQAIEEKVERLGWMLTKEGHLSREENEKVTELTEKGNRTEGSRLFLSLVNGKGSQARRAMWESFVTWRSELPKLDRILREIQELGPDPQEYMNIAQGLSELPSDLIDVQQKHKETLRAQTETLRVNTILMREKVKVFQLVDRYAELTVVSTLRDRRLVEHELLARGRDHEEWREKHLRRELEKIQIDQFFQSSFSRNLGRINWEIQE comes from the exons ATGGCTGCAG GTGGGAAATTAAATCGGGTACAGAAAGTACTCAAGCGGTTTTTACCAGGCGGATCATCGAGGGAAGATGATCGGGACACGGGAAacaaggtaccaaagcagggtcagattgagagcaatgtcccaatggaatgcggtccggccgcagaggaggatgagcaaattcagcccagagacagtgacgtcagagacaccgatcaggaccctggaaccagcacaagtgaggcgactgacGGTCAGCTGGGAAGCTCATTAAACACGGAATTGTCAAGTGCCCAACAAGGAGCag AGCCGGTGTTTACAATCTCCGACCTCCTGGCACAGGGGGAGGagtatcgactgtaccaactgacaaagtactacagagacagactcaaacaggcgattgaagaaaaggttgaaagactcggttggatgttgacaaaggagggacatctcagcagagaagaaaatgag aaagtcactgaactgacagagaaagGAAACCGGACAGAgggttccagactcttcctcagtttggtaaATGGCAAAGGTTCCcaggcccggagggcgatgtgggaatcctttgtgacatgGAGGTCTGAGTTACCaaagttggacagaatactgagggaaatacaggagctCG gtcctgatccacaagAATACATGAACATTGCCCAAGGGTTATCTGAATTACCCTCTGACCTGATAG atgttcaacagaaacacaaggagactctgcgggcacaaactgaaacactgagagtgaacacgatcctgatgagggagaaggtgaaggttttccagctggttgatcgatacgctgagctcacggtcgtTTCTActcttcgagatcggagactggtggaacacgagctgctggcaagaggcagagaccacgaggagtggagagagaaacatctccgcAGAGAGCTGGAGAAAATCCAGATTGATCAGTtcttccagagcagcttttcccgga ACTTGGGgcgaataaactgggagattcaggagtga